One Microbacterium sp. No. 7 genomic window carries:
- the nadD gene encoding nicotinate-nucleotide adenylyltransferase, which produces MTEVRAPRIGVMGGTFDPVHHGHLVAASEVAQSFDLDEVVFVPTGQPWQKQHVTASEHRYLMTVIATASNPRFTVSRVDIDREGPTYTIDTLRDLAAERPDAELFFITGADAIAQILGWRNHEELWQLAHFVAVSRPGHVLDIAGLPSDGVSQLEIPALAISSTDCRQRVSRGHPVWYLVPDGVVQYIAKHHLYRSTS; this is translated from the coding sequence ATGACTGAGGTGCGCGCCCCGAGGATCGGGGTGATGGGCGGGACATTCGATCCGGTTCACCATGGTCACCTCGTCGCCGCGAGTGAGGTCGCGCAGTCGTTCGACCTCGATGAGGTCGTCTTCGTCCCTACGGGGCAGCCGTGGCAGAAGCAGCACGTCACGGCGAGCGAGCACCGCTATCTGATGACCGTGATCGCCACGGCATCCAACCCCCGGTTCACGGTGTCGCGCGTCGACATCGACCGGGAGGGCCCCACCTACACGATCGACACGCTGAGGGATCTGGCCGCCGAGCGGCCGGACGCGGAGCTGTTCTTCATCACGGGAGCCGACGCGATCGCGCAGATCCTCGGCTGGCGCAATCACGAGGAGCTGTGGCAGCTCGCGCACTTCGTCGCGGTGTCGCGTCCCGGGCACGTGCTCGACATCGCGGGGCTCCCGAGCGACGGGGTGAGCCAGCTGGAGATCCCGGCGCTCGCCATCTCGTCGACCGACTGCCGACAACGCGTGAGTCGCGGACACCCCGTGTGGTATCTCGTCCCCGACGGCGTCGTCCAATACATTGCGAAGCATCACCTCTACCGGAGCACGTCATGA